The proteins below are encoded in one region of Saccopteryx leptura isolate mSacLep1 chromosome 1, mSacLep1_pri_phased_curated, whole genome shotgun sequence:
- the IZUMO4 gene encoding LOW QUALITY PROTEIN: izumo sperm-egg fusion protein 4 (The sequence of the model RefSeq protein was modified relative to this genomic sequence to represent the inferred CDS: inserted 2 bases in 1 codon; deleted 3 bases in 2 codons; substituted 2 bases at 2 genomic stop codons) has translation MAALACGCLYCHGNFSKFYRHXKSRWVGGIPVSGLLLTDWSQDTMKKLHLAILVEIRGCGDPAREKLDQVANAVYQKTDHLYXGKMYFPGYFPKELQAIFXEWVWVRKNAVIESIFQYEAVSCSRWMDLHILCFGYNYESSVHWKTAVQCLFFM, from the exons ATGGCTGCGCTGGCCTGCGGCTGCCTGTACTGCCACGGCAACTTCTCGAAGTTCTACCGCCA CAAATCCCGATGGGTAGGCGGGATACCCGTGTCGGGCTTGCTGCTCACCGACTGGAGCCAGGACACGATGAAGAAGCTGCACCTGGCCATCCTCGTGGAGATCAGGGGGTGCGGGGATCCCGCCCGG GAAAAGCTGGACCAAGTGGCAAATGCTGTGTACCAAAAGACGGATCATCTGTATTAGGGGAAGATGTATTTCCCGG ggtatttcccCAAAGAGCTCCAAGCCATCTTCTAGGAGTGGGTGTGGGTC AGAAAGAATGCCGTCATTGAAA GTATCTTTCAATATGAGGCTGTCTCCTGCAGCAGGTGGATGGACTTACACATT TTGTGCTTTGGCTACAACTACGA GTCGTCAGTGCACTGGAAGACAGCTGTGCAGTGCCTCTTTTTCATGTGA